The following DNA comes from Mycobacterium sp. MS1601.
TGATGACCCCCATTGCTCATCTGTTCGCACCAGACGAGCACGTGGCCCTGATCTGGGCCGACCGCACGCACCAGCCGCATCTCGCCGCCTTGGCAGACCGGTATCGGGGCACGCTGCAGTCGTGGCCCGAGGGGGTAAAGGACATCACTCAATTCCCCTTCAGCCACAGCATCCTCTGGTCACGTAAAGCGCACCCGACCTCGTCCTGGCTGCAGTGTGAATACGCTGCCGACGACCAGGAAGCAGTCTCCAGACAGGTAGCCGACATCAGCGTCCGGTACGGCGGAACCTTTCTTCAACACCTGGAGTTCATCCGCTCGCAGAGCGGAGGTGTGCGCGCGGTGGGCATTCCGGCGCTGGTGGGTTTGCCCGACCACGGTGAGGCACTCGACCAACTGATGTCGTTCGCTTCATCGATCGGCATCAGGGTGCTGAACCCGCACAGCTTCGTTGTGGAGGAGGGCGGCTTCGTCGGCGACACCGACTACATGCTCGACCTCAAACAGACCTCCGATCCACATCTCCTCCTCAACCCCGGCAAGCTGGGCGGCAGCTTCTTCAACAAGCGAGCTTGGCGGGCAGGGTCGGTTCGAGAGCGCGAGATCGTGGCCCCGGAGAGCCTGCCGACATGACGCTGCCGTTCGATCATGCCGGAATCGAGTCGCTGGACATCGAAGCCGATGTCGCGCTCTACACCCTGGCCATGGGTCTACGACTTGTCCGCTGGGGCAGTCATCGCACCACCGGTCGACGGATCGCAATGATGCACGACGGGATGGGCGTCAAACTGGAACTCATCGAAGTGGCTGTGCGTGACGGAGCATGGGCGCACATCGCATTCCGTTCGTCAGACGTCGCCACCGACCACGACCGTGCGGTCGCCGCGGGGTTTCTCAGCGTGCAGGGTTGTACCCGAATCGAACCCGCCTTGGCGACGACAGCCTTCGTCCGGTCGCCTTCCGGGACCTTGGTCCAGTTGATTCAGTACGACGACGCCAGCCCTGATCTTGTGACCCCTGAGGGAGTCACGACGGCGCCGTGGCGGTGTCCAACAACGGGCGGATGACGTCCGGAATCGGGATCGGCTTCCGGGTTTCCCGGTCCACGTAGACGTGCACCCAGTGCCCGACGGCGGCCACCGGATGCTGCTGATCGGTCTCACCGGCCCGGGACCGGAACACACACAGTCGGTAGGTGACGCTGCTGCGACCCAGCCGGGCCACCGACAGGCCGACCATCAGCGGGTCGGGGAACTTCAGTTCGGCGAAGTAACGGCAGCCCGACTCGGCCACCACCCCCAGCCATGGCGCCGTCACGGGATCGACCCCGGTGCTGGTCTGGATCCAGGCGTTGATCGCGGTGTCGAACAGCGAGTAGTACACCGCGTTGTTCAGATGACCGAACATGTCGTTGTCGGTCCAGCGGGTCAACACCGGCCAGTGCACTC
Coding sequences within:
- a CDS encoding VOC family protein gives rise to the protein MTLPFDHAGIESLDIEADVALYTLAMGLRLVRWGSHRTTGRRIAMMHDGMGVKLELIEVAVRDGAWAHIAFRSSDVATDHDRAVAAGFLSVQGCTRIEPALATTAFVRSPSGTLVQLIQYDDASPDLVTPEGVTTAPWRCPTTGG
- a CDS encoding acyl-CoA thioesterase translates to MTADERELTSSDFGVHWPVLTRWTDNDMFGHLNNAVYYSLFDTAINAWIQTSTGVDPVTAPWLGVVAESGCRYFAELKFPDPLMVGLSVARLGRSSVTYRLCVFRSRAGETDQQHPVAAVGHWVHVYVDRETRKPIPIPDVIRPLLDTATAPS